In Massilia forsythiae, one DNA window encodes the following:
- the rpoC gene encoding DNA-directed RNA polymerase subunit beta': MKALLDLFKQVQQNESFDAIKIGLASPEKIRSWSFGEVKKPETINYRTFKPERDGLFCAKIFGPIKDYECLCGKYKRLKHRGVICEKCGVEVTLAKVRRERMGHIELASPVAHIWFLKSLPSRLGMVLDMTLRDIERVLYFEAYVVTDPGMTPLKKSQIMSEDDYAAKYEEYGDDFTAFMGAEGIRELLRSIDIDREAEALRVELKESKSEAKIKKYAKRLKVLEAFQRSGIKPDWMIMEVLPVLPPELRPLVPLDGGRFATSDLNDLYRRVINRNNRLKRLMELRAPEIITRNEKRMLQEAVDSLLDNGRRGKAMTGANKRPLKSLAEMIKGKGGRFRQNLLGKRVDYSGRSVIVVGPQLKLHQCGLPKLMALELFKPFIFNKLELMGLATTIKAAKKLVEQQEPVVWDILEEVIKEHPVMLNRAPTLHRLGIQAFEPVLIEGKAIQLHPLVCAAFNADFDGDQMAVHVPLSIEAQMEARTLMLASNNILFPSNGEPSIVPSQDIVLGLYYASREAINAKGEGMLFPDVSEVIRAYDNKEVELATRITVRIVEHPKNEQGGFDRTVTRYETTVGRAILSEILPKGLPFSVLNRSLKKKEISKLINTSFRKCGLRATVVFADKLMQSGFRLATRAGISIAVDDMLIPDVKKTMIATAEAEVKQIEQQYSSGLVTAGERYNKVVDIWGKTSDEVGKAMMDQLKVEPVTKRDGTQGTQESFNAIYMMADSGARGSAAQIRQLAGMRGLMAKPDGSIIETPITANFREGLNVLQYFISTHGARKGLADTALKTANSGYLTRRLVDVTQDLVVTEDDCGTSNGTHMKAMVEGGEVIEPLRDRILGRVAGTDIVNPETQETLYEAGTLLDEDMVEEIERVGIDEVKVRTPLNCDTRYGLCAKCYGRDLGRGMLVNSGEAVGVVAAQSIGEPGTQLTMRTFHIGGAASRAAVASSVEAKSNGTVRFTATMRYVTNGKGAQIVISRSGEVLITDDHGRERERHKVPYGATLIVKDGMSVKAGTALATWDPLTRPIITEYGGTIRFENVEEGVTVARQVDDVTGLSTLVAIDPKRRGSGKTLRPQVKLLNEEGQEVKIAGTEHAVTIGFQVGALIMVKDGQQASVGEVLARIPTESQKTRDITGGLPRVAELFEARSPKDAGMLAEVTGTVAFGKETKGKQRLEITDMDGNKHEFLITKDKQVLVHDGQVVNKGEMIVDGPADPQDILRLLGIEALARYIVDEVQDVYRLQGVKINDKHIEVIVRQMLRRVQIVDAGDTDYIVGEQVERSELLEENDRMNAVAKLPAQYENVLLGITKASLSTDSFISAASFQETTRVLTEAAIMGKRDGLRGLKENVIVGRLIPGGTGLAFHRARKEKEAWEAEERQNLLQQEKANMAAELQAMEDQQQAAHAEQHHGDGE; this comes from the coding sequence ATGAAAGCACTGCTCGATCTATTCAAGCAAGTTCAGCAAAACGAGAGCTTCGACGCCATCAAGATCGGCCTGGCGTCGCCCGAAAAAATCCGTTCGTGGTCGTTCGGCGAAGTCAAGAAGCCGGAAACCATCAACTACCGCACCTTCAAGCCGGAGCGTGACGGCCTGTTCTGCGCCAAGATCTTCGGTCCGATCAAGGACTACGAATGCCTGTGCGGCAAGTACAAGCGCCTGAAGCACCGCGGCGTGATCTGCGAAAAGTGCGGCGTCGAAGTCACGCTGGCCAAGGTGCGCCGCGAGCGCATGGGCCACATCGAGCTGGCCTCGCCGGTCGCCCACATCTGGTTCCTGAAGTCGCTGCCGTCGCGCCTGGGCATGGTCCTGGACATGACCCTGCGCGACATCGAGCGCGTGCTGTACTTTGAAGCGTACGTGGTCACCGACCCGGGCATGACCCCGCTCAAGAAGTCGCAGATCATGTCGGAAGACGACTACGCCGCCAAGTACGAAGAGTACGGCGACGACTTCACCGCCTTCATGGGCGCCGAGGGCATCCGTGAACTGCTGCGCTCGATCGACATCGACCGCGAAGCCGAAGCCCTGCGCGTCGAGCTGAAGGAATCGAAGTCGGAAGCCAAGATCAAGAAGTACGCCAAGCGCCTGAAGGTGCTGGAGGCGTTCCAGCGCTCGGGCATCAAGCCGGACTGGATGATCATGGAAGTGCTGCCGGTGCTGCCGCCGGAACTGCGTCCGCTGGTCCCGCTGGACGGCGGCCGTTTCGCCACGTCCGACCTGAACGACCTGTACCGCCGCGTCATCAACCGTAACAACCGCCTGAAGCGCCTGATGGAACTGCGCGCGCCGGAAATCATCACGCGCAACGAAAAGCGCATGCTGCAGGAAGCGGTCGACTCGCTGCTGGACAACGGCCGTCGCGGCAAGGCGATGACCGGCGCCAACAAGCGTCCGCTGAAGTCGCTGGCTGAGATGATCAAGGGTAAAGGCGGTCGTTTCCGCCAGAACCTGCTGGGCAAGCGCGTCGACTACTCGGGCCGTTCGGTCATCGTGGTCGGTCCGCAGCTGAAACTGCACCAGTGCGGCTTGCCGAAGCTGATGGCCCTGGAACTGTTCAAGCCGTTCATCTTCAACAAGCTGGAACTGATGGGTCTGGCTACCACCATTAAGGCGGCCAAGAAACTGGTCGAGCAGCAGGAACCGGTGGTCTGGGACATCCTGGAAGAAGTCATCAAGGAACACCCGGTCATGCTGAACCGTGCACCGACCCTGCACCGTCTCGGTATCCAGGCGTTCGAGCCGGTCCTGATCGAGGGCAAGGCGATCCAGCTGCACCCGCTGGTGTGCGCGGCGTTCAACGCCGACTTCGACGGCGACCAGATGGCCGTCCACGTGCCGCTGTCGATCGAAGCGCAGATGGAAGCCCGCACCCTGATGCTGGCATCGAACAACATCCTGTTCCCGTCGAACGGCGAACCGTCGATCGTGCCGTCCCAGGATATCGTGCTGGGCCTGTACTACGCATCGCGCGAGGCGATCAACGCCAAGGGCGAGGGCATGCTGTTCCCGGACGTGTCGGAAGTCATCCGCGCGTACGACAACAAGGAAGTCGAGCTGGCGACCCGCATCACCGTGCGTATCGTCGAGCATCCGAAGAACGAACAAGGCGGCTTCGACCGCACCGTGACGCGCTACGAGACCACCGTCGGCCGTGCGATCCTGTCCGAGATCCTGCCGAAAGGCTTGCCGTTCTCGGTGCTGAACCGCTCGCTGAAGAAGAAGGAAATCTCGAAGCTGATCAACACGTCGTTCCGCAAGTGCGGCCTGCGTGCGACCGTCGTGTTCGCGGATAAACTGATGCAGTCGGGCTTCCGCCTGGCGACCCGCGCCGGCATCTCGATCGCCGTGGACGACATGCTGATCCCGGACGTCAAGAAGACCATGATCGCGACCGCCGAAGCGGAAGTGAAGCAGATCGAGCAGCAGTACTCCTCGGGCCTGGTCACCGCCGGCGAGCGCTACAACAAGGTCGTCGACATCTGGGGCAAGACCTCGGACGAAGTCGGCAAGGCGATGATGGACCAGCTGAAAGTCGAGCCGGTCACCAAGCGCGACGGCACGCAAGGCACCCAGGAATCGTTCAACGCGATTTACATGATGGCCGACTCGGGCGCGCGCGGTTCGGCCGCCCAGATCCGCCAGCTGGCCGGTATGCGCGGCCTGATGGCCAAGCCGGACGGCTCGATCATCGAAACGCCGATCACCGCGAACTTCCGCGAAGGCCTGAACGTGTTGCAGTACTTCATCTCGACGCACGGCGCCCGTAAGGGTCTGGCCGACACCGCGCTGAAGACCGCGAACTCGGGTTACCTGACCCGCCGCCTGGTCGACGTGACCCAGGACCTGGTGGTGACCGAAGACGATTGCGGCACCAGCAACGGTACCCACATGAAGGCGATGGTCGAGGGTGGCGAAGTCATCGAGCCGCTGCGCGACCGTATCCTGGGCCGCGTGGCCGGCACCGACATCGTCAATCCGGAAACGCAGGAGACCCTGTACGAAGCCGGCACGCTGCTGGACGAAGACATGGTCGAGGAAATCGAGCGCGTCGGCATCGACGAGGTGAAGGTACGTACCCCGCTGAACTGTGACACCCGCTACGGCCTGTGCGCCAAGTGCTACGGCCGCGACCTGGGCCGCGGCATGCTGGTCAACAGCGGCGAGGCGGTCGGTGTGGTGGCGGCGCAGTCGATCGGCGAGCCGGGCACCCAGCTGACCATGCGTACCTTCCACATCGGTGGTGCGGCGTCGCGTGCGGCGGTGGCCTCGTCGGTGGAAGCCAAGTCGAACGGCACGGTGCGCTTTACCGCGACCATGCGTTACGTGACCAACGGCAAGGGCGCGCAGATCGTGATCTCGCGTTCGGGCGAAGTGCTGATCACCGACGACCACGGCCGCGAGCGCGAGCGCCATAAGGTGCCGTACGGCGCGACCCTGATCGTCAAGGATGGCATGTCGGTCAAGGCCGGCACCGCCCTGGCGACCTGGGACCCGCTGACCCGTCCGATCATCACCGAATACGGCGGCACCATCCGCTTCGAAAACGTGGAAGAGGGCGTGACCGTCGCTCGCCAGGTGGACGACGTGACCGGCCTGTCGACGCTGGTGGCGATCGATCCGAAGCGCCGCGGTTCGGGCAAGACCCTGCGTCCGCAGGTCAAGCTGCTGAACGAAGAGGGCCAGGAAGTCAAGATCGCCGGCACCGAGCACGCCGTGACGATCGGCTTCCAGGTCGGCGCGCTGATCATGGTCAAGGACGGCCAGCAGGCATCGGTGGGTGAAGTGCTGGCACGTATCCCGACCGAATCGCAGAAGACCCGCGATATTACCGGCGGTCTGCCGCGCGTGGCCGAGCTGTTCGAAGCCCGTTCGCCGAAGGATGCCGGCATGCTGGCGGAAGTCACCGGTACGGTGGCGTTCGGCAAGGAGACCAAGGGTAAGCAGCGCCTGGAAATCACCGACATGGACGGCAACAAGCACGAGTTCCTGATCACCAAGGACAAGCAAGTGCTGGTGCACGACGGCCAGGTGGTGAACAAGGGCGAGATGATCGTGGACGGCCCGGCCGATCCGCAAGACATCCTGCGCCTGCTGGGCATTGAAGCGCTGGCCCGCTACATCGTCGACGAAGTGCAGGACGTGTACCGCTTGCAGGGCGTGAAGATCAACGACAAGCACATCGAGGTGATCGTGCGCCAGATGCTGCGCCGCGTGCAGATCGTCGACGCCGGCGACACCGACTACATCGTCGGCGAGCAGGTGGAGCGTTCGGAACTGCTGGAAGAGAACGACCGCATGAACGCCGTCGCGAAACTGCCGGCACAGTACGAAAACGTGCTGCTGGGTATTACCAAGGCATCGCTGTCGACCGACTCGTTCATCTCGGCCGCATCGTTCCAGGAAACCACCCGCGTGCTGACCGAAGCGGCGATCATGGGCAAGCGCGACGGCCTGCGCGGCCTGAAGGAAAACGTCATCGTCGGCCGCCTAATCCCGGGCGGCACCGGCCTGGCATTCCACCGCGCGCGCAAGGAAAAAGAGGCGTGGGAAGCGGAAGAGCGCCAGAACCTGCTGCAGCAGGAAAAGGCCAACATGGCTGCCGAACTGCAGGCGATGGAAGACCAGCAGCAGGCGGCGCATGCCGAGCAGCATCATGGCGATGGCGAGTAA
- the rplA gene encoding 50S ribosomal protein L1, with translation MAKLSKRVKEMKAKVDRNKVYAFDNAVSIVKEFATAKFNESIDVAVQLGVDPKKSDQVVRGSVVLPAGTGKTVRVAVFAQGDKAEQAKAAGADIVGMEDLAERVKAGDMPFDIVIASPDTMRIVGTLGQILGPRGLMPNPKVGTVTPDVAGAVKNAKAGQVQYRTDKAGIVHATIGRKSFSDEQLKTNLVALIDALNKAKPATSKGVYLRKVALSSTMGAGVRVDQGTLAA, from the coding sequence ATGGCCAAGCTGTCCAAGCGCGTCAAAGAAATGAAAGCCAAAGTGGACCGTAACAAGGTCTACGCCTTCGACAACGCCGTGTCGATCGTCAAGGAATTCGCCACCGCCAAGTTCAACGAGTCGATCGACGTCGCCGTGCAGCTGGGCGTGGATCCGAAGAAGTCGGACCAGGTCGTGCGCGGCTCCGTGGTGCTGCCGGCCGGTACCGGCAAGACCGTGCGCGTCGCCGTGTTCGCCCAGGGCGACAAGGCCGAGCAGGCGAAAGCCGCCGGCGCCGACATCGTCGGCATGGAAGACCTGGCAGAGCGCGTCAAGGCCGGCGACATGCCGTTCGACATCGTGATCGCTTCGCCGGACACCATGCGTATCGTCGGTACCCTGGGCCAGATCCTGGGCCCGCGCGGCCTGATGCCGAACCCGAAGGTCGGCACCGTGACCCCGGACGTGGCTGGCGCCGTCAAGAACGCCAAGGCCGGTCAGGTCCAGTACCGCACCGACAAGGCCGGTATCGTGCACGCCACCATCGGCCGCAAGTCGTTCTCGGACGAACAGCTCAAGACCAACCTGGTCGCGCTGATCGACGCCCTGAACAAGGCCAAACCGGCCACCTCGAAGGGCGTGTACCTGCGCAAGGTCGCTCTGTCGTCGACCATGGGCGCCGGCGTCCGCGTCGACCAGGGTACCCTGGCTGCTTGA
- the rplK gene encoding 50S ribosomal protein L11 — protein sequence MAKKIVGFIKLQVAAGKANPSPPIGPALGQRGLNIMEFCKAFNAKTQGMEPGMPIPVVITAFADKSFTFEMKTPPATYLIKKLAGVTKGSPKPHTDKVGTLTRAQAEEIAKTKQPDLTAADMDAAVRVIAGSARSMGITVEGI from the coding sequence ATGGCAAAGAAAATCGTCGGTTTTATCAAGCTGCAAGTGGCGGCTGGTAAAGCAAATCCTTCCCCTCCGATCGGCCCGGCACTCGGCCAGCGCGGTCTGAACATCATGGAATTCTGCAAGGCGTTCAACGCCAAGACCCAGGGCATGGAACCGGGCATGCCGATTCCGGTGGTGATCACCGCCTTCGCGGACAAGTCCTTCACCTTCGAGATGAAGACCCCGCCGGCAACCTACCTGATCAAGAAGCTGGCTGGCGTGACCAAGGGTTCGCCGAAGCCGCATACCGACAAGGTCGGCACCCTGACCCGTGCCCAGGCTGAAGAAATCGCAAAAACCAAGCAGCCTGACCTGACCGCTGCCGACATGGATGCCGCCGTGCGCGTCATCGCCGGCTCGGCTCGTTCGATGGGCATCACCGTGGAGGGCATCTAA
- the rpoB gene encoding DNA-directed RNA polymerase subunit beta, producing the protein MHYSFTEKKRIRKSFAKRANVHNVPYLLATQLESYENFLQADAGPTVRKNEGLQSAFSSIFPIVSHNGFARLEFLSYVLGDPAFDVKECQLRGLTFASPLRAKVRLVILDKESPTKPVVKEMKEQEVYMGELPLMTANGSFVINGTERVIVSQLHRSPGVFFEHDRGKTHSSGKLLFSARIIPYRGSWLDFEFDPKDVLFFRVDRRRKMPVTILLKAIGMTPEQILANFFVFDNFNLRNEGAELEFVAERLRGEVARFDIVDPKSGKTIVTKDKRVNAKNVRDIESAGITYISVPEDYLVGRVLATNVVDTDTGEIIANANDELTDELLGKLRDASIDAIQTLYTNDLDQGAYISQTLRTDDTADQTAARVAIYRMMRPGEPPTEESVEALFNGLFYMPERYDLSAVGRMKFNRRIGRDELTGDMTLSNEDILAVIKILVELRNGRGEVDDIDHLGNRRVRCVGELAENQFRAGLVRVERAVKERLGQAEADNLMPHDLINSKPISAAIREFFGSSQLSQFMDQTNPLSEITHKRRVSALGPGGLTRERAGFEVRDVHPTHYGRVCPIETPEGPNIGLINSLALYARLNEYGFLETPYRKVDDSKVTDKIEYLSAIEEGRYIIAQANATINAEGQLSDELVSAREAGETILVSPERIQYMDVAPGQVVSVAASLIPFLEHDDANRALMGANMQRQAVPCLRPEKAFVGTGIERTVAVDSGTTVQATRGGLVDYVDAGRVVIRVNDDEAQAGEVGVDIYNLIKYTRSNQNTNINQRPIVQVGDRVARGDVIADGASTDLGELALGQNMLVAFMPWNGLNFEDSILISENVVKDDRYTSIHIEELSVVARDTKLGPEEITRDISNLAENQLARLDESGIVYIGAEVQAGDVLVGKVTPKGETQLTPEEKLLRAIFGEKASDVKDTSLRVPSGMVGTVIDVQVFTREGIVRDKRAQQIIDDELKRFRLDLNDQLRIVEGDAFQRLERLLVGKVVNGGPKKLSKGAAITAEYLADLDKFHWFDIRPADDETANALEGMKESINEKRHQFDLAFEEKRKKLTQGDELQPGVQKMVKVYLAVKRRLQSGDKMAGRHGNKGVVSRIVPVEDMPFMADGTPADVVLNPLGVPSRMNVGQILETHLGWAAKGLGLRLGEMIKAKAETEQLRAFLGKIYNETGKKEDLDNFSDEEIVSLANNLKNGVPFATPVFDGAHEQEIRRMLDLAFPDPIATHLGMTPSKNQVTMHDGRTGEAFERKVTVGYMHMLKLHHLVDDKMHARSTGPYSLVTQQPLGGKAQFGGQRFGEMEVWALEAYGASYVLQEMLTVKSDDVNGRTKVYENLVKGDHVIDAGMPESFNVLVKEIRSLGIDIDLERS; encoded by the coding sequence ATGCACTACTCATTTACTGAGAAGAAGCGCATTCGCAAGTCCTTCGCGAAGCGCGCCAACGTTCACAACGTTCCCTATCTCCTGGCCACTCAGCTCGAGTCCTACGAGAACTTCCTGCAGGCGGACGCGGGTCCCACCGTCCGCAAGAACGAAGGCCTGCAATCCGCTTTCTCCTCGATTTTCCCGATCGTGTCGCACAATGGCTTTGCGCGCCTCGAGTTCCTCTCGTACGTGCTGGGCGACCCCGCGTTTGACGTCAAGGAATGCCAACTGCGCGGCCTGACCTTCGCGTCGCCGCTGCGCGCCAAGGTGCGCCTGGTGATCCTGGACAAGGAATCGCCGACCAAGCCGGTCGTCAAGGAAATGAAAGAGCAGGAAGTGTACATGGGCGAACTGCCGCTCATGACCGCCAACGGCTCGTTCGTCATCAACGGCACCGAGCGCGTGATCGTGTCCCAGCTGCACCGTTCGCCGGGCGTGTTCTTCGAGCACGACCGCGGCAAGACGCACTCGTCGGGCAAGCTGCTGTTCTCGGCACGTATCATTCCTTACCGCGGCTCGTGGCTGGACTTCGAGTTCGACCCGAAGGACGTGCTGTTCTTCCGCGTCGACCGCCGCCGCAAGATGCCGGTGACGATCTTGCTGAAGGCCATCGGCATGACGCCGGAACAGATCCTGGCGAACTTCTTTGTGTTCGACAATTTCAACCTGCGCAACGAAGGCGCGGAACTGGAATTCGTGGCCGAGCGCCTGCGCGGCGAAGTCGCGCGCTTCGACATCGTCGATCCGAAGTCGGGCAAGACCATCGTCACCAAGGACAAGCGCGTCAACGCCAAGAACGTGCGTGACATCGAAAGCGCCGGCATCACCTATATTTCGGTACCGGAAGACTACCTGGTCGGCCGCGTGCTGGCCACCAACGTGGTCGATACCGACACCGGCGAGATCATCGCCAACGCCAACGACGAGCTGACCGACGAGCTGCTGGGCAAGCTGCGCGATGCCAGCATCGACGCCATCCAGACCCTGTACACCAACGACCTGGACCAGGGCGCCTATATCTCGCAGACCCTGCGCACCGACGACACCGCCGACCAGACCGCCGCGCGCGTGGCGATCTACCGCATGATGCGTCCTGGCGAGCCGCCGACCGAAGAGTCGGTGGAAGCGCTGTTCAACGGCCTGTTCTACATGCCGGAACGCTACGACCTGTCGGCAGTCGGCCGCATGAAGTTCAACCGCCGCATCGGCCGTGACGAACTGACCGGCGACATGACCCTGTCGAACGAAGACATCCTGGCCGTGATCAAGATCCTGGTCGAGCTGCGCAATGGCCGCGGCGAAGTCGACGACATCGACCACCTGGGCAACCGCCGCGTGCGTTGCGTGGGCGAACTGGCCGAAAACCAGTTCCGCGCCGGCCTGGTGCGCGTCGAGCGCGCTGTCAAGGAACGCCTGGGCCAGGCCGAAGCCGACAACCTGATGCCGCACGATTTGATCAATTCGAAGCCGATCTCGGCAGCGATCCGCGAATTCTTCGGTTCGTCGCAGCTGTCGCAGTTCATGGACCAGACCAACCCGCTGTCGGAAATCACCCACAAGCGCCGTGTTTCGGCCCTGGGCCCGGGCGGCCTGACGCGCGAACGCGCCGGCTTCGAAGTCCGTGACGTGCACCCGACCCACTACGGCCGCGTGTGCCCGATCGAAACGCCGGAAGGCCCGAACATCGGCCTGATCAACTCGCTGGCACTGTATGCCCGCCTGAACGAATACGGCTTCCTGGAAACCCCGTACCGCAAGGTCGACGATTCCAAGGTCACCGACAAGATCGAATACCTCTCGGCGATCGAAGAGGGCCGCTACATCATCGCCCAGGCGAACGCGACCATCAACGCGGAAGGCCAGCTGAGCGACGAACTGGTGTCGGCGCGCGAAGCCGGCGAAACGATCCTGGTATCGCCGGAGCGCATCCAGTACATGGACGTGGCCCCGGGCCAGGTGGTGTCGGTGGCAGCGTCGCTGATCCCGTTCCTCGAGCACGACGACGCGAACCGTGCACTGATGGGCGCCAACATGCAGCGCCAGGCGGTGCCTTGCCTGCGTCCGGAAAAAGCCTTCGTCGGTACCGGCATCGAGCGCACCGTCGCGGTCGACTCGGGCACCACCGTGCAAGCTACCCGTGGCGGCCTGGTCGACTACGTCGATGCCGGCCGTGTGGTGATCCGTGTCAACGACGACGAGGCGCAAGCCGGTGAAGTCGGCGTCGACATCTACAACCTGATCAAGTACACCCGTTCCAACCAGAACACCAACATCAACCAGCGTCCGATCGTGCAGGTGGGCGACCGCGTCGCACGCGGCGACGTCATCGCCGACGGCGCATCGACCGACCTGGGCGAACTGGCCCTGGGCCAGAACATGCTGGTGGCGTTCATGCCGTGGAACGGCTTGAACTTCGAGGACTCGATCCTCATCTCGGAAAATGTCGTCAAGGACGACCGCTATACCTCGATCCACATCGAGGAACTGTCGGTGGTGGCACGCGACACCAAGCTGGGACCGGAAGAAATCACCCGCGACATCTCGAACCTGGCGGAAAACCAGCTGGCGCGCCTGGACGAGTCGGGCATCGTCTACATCGGCGCCGAAGTGCAGGCCGGCGACGTGCTGGTCGGTAAGGTCACCCCGAAGGGCGAAACCCAGCTGACTCCGGAAGAGAAGCTGCTGCGCGCGATCTTCGGCGAAAAAGCCTCGGACGTGAAAGACACCTCGCTGCGCGTGCCGTCGGGCATGGTCGGTACCGTGATCGACGTGCAAGTGTTCACCCGCGAAGGCATCGTGCGCGACAAGCGCGCCCAGCAGATCATCGACGACGAGCTGAAGCGCTTCCGCCTGGACCTGAACGACCAGCTGCGCATCGTCGAAGGCGACGCGTTCCAGCGCCTGGAGCGTCTGCTGGTCGGTAAAGTCGTCAACGGCGGTCCGAAGAAGCTGTCGAAGGGCGCCGCGATCACCGCCGAGTACCTGGCCGACCTGGACAAGTTCCACTGGTTCGACATCCGCCCGGCCGACGACGAGACCGCCAACGCGCTGGAAGGCATGAAGGAGTCGATCAACGAGAAGCGCCACCAGTTCGACCTGGCCTTCGAAGAGAAGCGCAAGAAGCTGACGCAGGGCGACGAGCTGCAGCCGGGCGTGCAGAAGATGGTCAAGGTCTACCTGGCCGTCAAGCGCCGCCTGCAGTCGGGCGACAAGATGGCGGGCCGCCACGGCAACAAGGGTGTGGTCTCGCGTATCGTGCCGGTGGAAGACATGCCGTTCATGGCCGACGGTACCCCGGCCGACGTGGTGCTGAACCCGCTGGGCGTGCCGTCGCGTATGAACGTCGGTCAGATCCTGGAAACCCACCTGGGTTGGGCAGCGAAGGGCCTGGGCCTGCGCCTGGGCGAGATGATCAAGGCCAAGGCCGAGACCGAACAGCTGCGCGCCTTCCTGGGCAAGATCTACAACGAGACCGGCAAGAAGGAAGACCTGGACAACTTCAGCGACGAGGAAATCGTCTCGCTGGCGAACAACCTCAAGAACGGCGTGCCGTTCGCGACCCCGGTGTTCGACGGTGCGCACGAGCAGGAAATCCGCCGCATGCTGGACCTGGCCTTCCCCGACCCGATCGCGACCCACCTGGGCATGACCCCGTCGAAGAACCAGGTGACCATGCACGACGGCCGCACCGGCGAAGCCTTCGAGCGCAAGGTCACGGTAGGCTACATGCACATGCTGAAGCTGCACCACCTGGTCGACGACAAGATGCACGCGCGTTCGACCGGCCCGTACTCGCTGGTGACGCAGCAGCCGCTGGGCGGTAAAGCCCAGTTCGGCGGCCAGCGCTTCGGTGAGATGGAGGTGTGGGCACTTGAAGCCTACGGCGCGTCCTACGTGCTGCAGGAAATGCTGACCGTGAAGTCGGACGACGTGAATGGCCGTACCAAGGTGTACGAGAACCTGGTCAAGGGCGACCACGTGATCGACGCCGGCATGCCGGAATCGTTCAACGTGCTGGTCAAGGAAATCCGTTCGCTGGGTATCGATATCGACCTCGAGCGCAGCTAA
- the rplJ gene encoding 50S ribosomal protein L10 produces MGLNLNDKKVVVEEVSAKVATAQTIVVAEYRGIQVSNLTKLRATARSQGVYLRVLKNTLARRAVEGTQFAPLADTMVGPLIYSISDDAVAAAKVIADFAKTNDKLVVKGGNYAGKNLDVAGVTALASIPSREVLIAQLLGVMQAPVSGFARVLAAVAAQKGEGSAAPAEETAAAE; encoded by the coding sequence GTGGGTCTTAATCTGAATGACAAAAAGGTCGTCGTCGAAGAAGTTTCCGCAAAAGTAGCAACTGCGCAAACCATCGTCGTCGCCGAGTACCGTGGCATCCAGGTTAGTAACTTGACGAAACTCCGTGCAACCGCTCGTTCGCAGGGCGTCTACCTGCGTGTTCTGAAGAACACGCTGGCACGTCGCGCTGTGGAAGGCACCCAGTTCGCGCCGCTGGCCGACACCATGGTTGGTCCGCTGATCTACTCGATCTCGGACGACGCCGTGGCTGCCGCCAAAGTGATCGCCGACTTCGCCAAGACCAACGACAAGTTGGTGGTGAAGGGTGGTAACTACGCAGGCAAGAACCTGGATGTCGCCGGCGTTACCGCCCTGGCAAGCATCCCGAGCCGCGAAGTCCTCATCGCCCAGCTGCTGGGTGTCATGCAGGCGCCGGTTTCCGGCTTTGCACGTGTTCTGGCTGCAGTCGCAGCACAAAAAGGCGAAGGTTCGGCAGCTCCGGCTGAAGAAACCGCCGCAGCTGAATAA
- the rplL gene encoding 50S ribosomal protein L7/L12: protein MAISKEEFLDAVGAMSVMELNDLVKAFEEKFGVSAAAMSAPAAGGGAAAPAAEEQTEFNVVLTEVGANKVGVIKAVREITGLGLKEAKDVVDGAPKTVKEALPKADAEAAKKKLEDAGAKAELK from the coding sequence ATGGCAATTAGCAAAGAAGAGTTCCTGGACGCAGTTGGCGCAATGTCGGTCATGGAACTGAACGACCTGGTCAAGGCATTCGAAGAAAAGTTCGGCGTGTCGGCAGCTGCAATGTCGGCACCGGCAGCCGGTGGCGGCGCTGCCGCTCCGGCCGCTGAAGAGCAGACCGAGTTCAACGTGGTCCTGACCGAAGTCGGCGCCAACAAGGTCGGCGTCATCAAGGCCGTCCGCGAAATCACCGGCCTGGGCCTGAAGGAAGCCAAAGACGTCGTCGACGGCGCACCGAAGACCGTCAAGGAAGCCCTGCCGAAAGCCGACGCAGAAGCTGCCAAGAAGAAGCTGGAAGACGCTGGCGCCAAGGCCGAGCTCAAGTAA
- the sodC gene encoding superoxide dismutase family protein produces MKLRTTAALLACICATAGASAQTATQSTTPSTDKLQAPMTLVDAKGTGKMIGTVTITESKTGLVFTPSLRDLPPGPHGFHVHETGNCGANEKDGKPVAAGAAGGHYDPQATKHHGSPTGDGHLGDLPPLMVAENGGAGTAVTAPRMTKLADVKGKALMVHAGGDNFSDKPAPLGGGGARIACGIIQ; encoded by the coding sequence ATGAAACTCCGTACCACCGCCGCACTGCTCGCCTGCATCTGCGCCACCGCCGGCGCCTCGGCACAGACTGCCACGCAATCCACCACGCCCTCCACCGACAAGCTGCAAGCCCCGATGACCCTGGTCGACGCCAAGGGCACCGGTAAGATGATCGGCACGGTCACGATCACCGAATCGAAGACCGGCTTGGTGTTCACGCCATCGCTGCGCGACCTGCCGCCGGGTCCGCACGGTTTCCACGTGCATGAGACCGGCAATTGCGGCGCCAACGAAAAGGATGGCAAGCCGGTCGCGGCCGGCGCGGCCGGCGGCCACTACGATCCGCAAGCCACCAAGCACCACGGCTCGCCGACCGGTGACGGCCACCTGGGCGACCTGCCGCCGCTGATGGTGGCGGAAAATGGCGGCGCGGGCACGGCAGTGACGGCGCCGCGCATGACCAAGCTGGCCGACGTGAAGGGCAAGGCGCTGATGGTGCATGCCGGCGGCGACAATTTCTCCGACAAGCCGGCGCCGCTCGGCGGTGGCGGGGCGCGCATCGCCTGCGGCATCATCCAGTAA